The genomic window GTAGAAGAAGGAAAAACGACACCTTTTGCTGCAGCTGAGTATTTACTTAATCTTTCATCAAGTTAGTTTAATTCACCTTTAAACATCAAGGTTTCTCCGTAATGCTAAAAAAGCATACTTTTGTGTCAGAAATTCTATCAATAAATGAATTACAAATTAACCATCATAGTGCCTGTTTATAATGAAGAGGATAATCTTGAGCGTGTAGAAACAGAGCTTTCAAATTATTTAAAGATTGCTTCAGTGCCAACATGTGTATTATTTGTAAATGATGGTTCTAAAGACAAAAGTCAAACTATGATTGAGGCTATTTGCAATCGTAATGATGCTTTTGACTATGTACTTTTTCAAGAAAATCGTGGTTTAAGTGCTGCTATAAAAGCTGGCTTTGATTATGCTGATACAGCGCTTGTTGGCTATATAGATTCTGACTTACAAACCTCGCCTGAGGATTTTAATATTCTACTAGAACATATTAACAACAATGAGCTTGTAACTGGTGTGCGTGCAGACCGTAAAGATTCTTTCGTTAAAAATATGTCTTCTAAAATTGCTAATGGCATTAGACGTGCGTTTACCAAAGATGGCATGGATGATACAGGTTGCCCTCTTAAAAT from Winogradskyella sp. MH6 includes these protein-coding regions:
- a CDS encoding glycosyltransferase family 2 protein; protein product: MNYKLTIIVPVYNEEDNLERVETELSNYLKIASVPTCVLFVNDGSKDKSQTMIEAICNRNDAFDYVLFQENRGLSAAIKAGFDYADTALVGYIDSDLQTSPEDFNILLEHINNNELVTGVRADRKDSFVKNMSSKIANGIRRAFTKDGMDDTGCPLKIIKTDYAKRIPMFRGLHRFLPAMIMLQNGRVTQIPVRHFPRIAGNAKFGLWNRLLGPLMDCFAYLWMKKKYINYDVAKTSK